The genomic region GCCTCGCGCAGCGCGGCGAGCGACTCGCGGACGTGACGGGAGATCATCCCCTCCACCTCGTCGAGGGCGCCGCTCTCGCGGAGGATCGACTGGACCGCGCGGATCTGCTCGTCGTCGAGGTCCGGATCCCCGAGGAGCGCATCGACCGTGCGGCGCACCCCGTCCGGCAGCCGCCGGCGCGCCAGCGCGATCAGCACGGTGCGCTTGCCCTCGCGCAGGTCGTCTCCGCTCGGCTTCCCGGTCACGGCGCTGTCGCCGAACACGCCGAGCACGTCGTCGCGCAGCTGGAAGGCGATGCCGAGCGGCAGGCCGACGGCCCGGAGCGCCGCCACCTGCTCGGGCGTCGCCCCCGCCAGGCTCGCGCCGACGACGAGCGGCGCCTCGATGCTGTACTTCGCGGACTTGTAGACGATCACGTTGTGGGCCCGGGCGAGCGTGTCGTCCTCGGGCACGGTCGGCCATGCGACCTCCTCGAGCACGTCGAGGTACTGGCCGAGCGTGACCTGGGTGCGCATCGTCGCGAGCTCGGCGCGGGTGGCGCGCGCCGCCGACCCGTCTGCCAGCGCCAGGAGCGAGTCGATGAGCAGCTCGTCGCTCCACCCCAGGAGGAGGTCGCCGAGGAGGGTCGCCCCCGCCTCGCCGAAGCCCGACGAGGATCCGCCCCAGCCGCTCGCCGCATGCAGCGCCTCGAAGCGGCGGTGGGCGGCGGGTCGGCCGCGACGCGTGTCGGAGCGGTCGATGATGTCGTCGTGGACGAGCGCCGCCGCGTGGAAGATCTCGAGGCCCGCGGCCACCCCGACGACCGCGCGATAGCCCGGTCGCTCCTCGCCCTGCGGCCGTCCGGCGGGGGAGGGCTCGAGGTCGATCACCGAGCGCCAACCCCAGTAGCAGAACTGCGCGCGGAACCGCTTCCCGCCTCTCAGCAGATCCGAGGAGAACTCCTGGATGGGCACAAGATCCGGGCTGATCTCCCGGAGTCCCGCCGCCTGGGCCGTCAGGAAGTCGTCGAGGCGGGTCTGGACGTGGCTGACGAGGCGGTCGCTTTCGGGCACCCGCCTAGCCTAGCCAGGGGCAGGGAGCTAGAATCCACAGGTGAACACCAACGCGTCGTCCCGAGCCTGAGGGGAACATGATGCCGCTTTCCGAGCAAGAGCAGCGCCTGCTGGAGGAGATGGAGCGCAGCCTCTATCACAACGACGCAGACTTCGTGGCGACCGTCAGCGGTCGCCGCACCAGACCGAACTACACGATGGTCGTGGTCGGGGTGCTGGTCATCGTCCTCGGCATCGCCGCCCTGGCCGCGGGCGTCATCACCAAGCTGGCGATCATCGGCATCCTCGGCTTCGCGATCATGATCGTGGGGGCGCTCCTCATCTTCAGCCCGCGTGATGCGGGCGCCGGTACGCCGACCGCCTCCGCACCCCGGGCGCCGGGCCGCGGTTCCGGCAAGCGACCCTCCTCGTCCTCCTCCTTCATGGACCGGATCAACGAGCGCTGGGAGAAGCGCCAGGGCGGTCAGGACTGACCTCCATCTGAGGCGGTCCTCCACCGCCCTCCACTCGACCCGAAGGGGCCGATCCCGAACCGGGATCGGCCCCTTCTCGTGTCCCCGGTATCACCCACATCCCTCCCCGGCGCCCTGCCGGCGGTCCTCCGGCCGCCCGCGGGGCGCTCCTGCATGTCCGCGGCGCGCCGGTCGCACGATTCCCCTCCACATCCCTCCCCTCGGGACAGGCCACGTATCCACAGGCATCGGGGGACACTCGCCACGAATTCACCTCGCGTCCCTGGCGGTGGGTGGAGGGCTGTGGAGTAAAGTGGAGCAAGTCCTGAACCACGGCCGGAGAGACAGGGGGTGTCGGTGTGTTCCTCGGCACCCATTCGCCTCGTCTCGACGACAAGGGGCGGCTCATCCTCCCCGCGAAGTTCCGCGACGAGCTCGAGGGCGGCGTCGTCATGACGCGCGGCCAGGACCGCTGCATCTACGTGTTCACCACGCGGGAGTTCGAGGAGCTGCACGACCGCATGCGCCAGGCGCCGCTCGCGAGCAAGCAGGCGCGCGACTACATGCGCGTCTTCCTGTCCGGGGCGAACGCGGAGACGCCGGACAAGCAGCACCGCATCACCATCCCGCAGGCGCTCCGCACGTACGCGGGCCTCGACCGCGAGCTCGCGGTCATCGGCGCGGGCAGCCGCGTCGAGATCTGGGACGCCGGCACGTGGGACGAGTACCTCACCGCCAACGAGAGCGCGTTCGCCGACACCGCGGAGGAGGTGATCCCCGGCCTGTTCTGACCCCGGCCCCTGACTCCCAGCCGTCCGACGCCCTGCCGCACTTCCCCGGTGGCAGGTCGGGACGGATGGGGATCAGGAGCCGCGGACAGGACAGCGGGATGCCATGGCCCTCGACGACATCCACACCCCCGTCCTCCTCGAGAGGTGCCTCGAGCTGCTCGCCCCCGCCCTCCAGGGCGATGGCGCCGTGCTCGTCGACGCCACCCTCGGGATGGCAGGCCACTCCGAGGCGTTCCTCGACGCGCTGCCCGGCCTCCGGCTGGTCGGTCTCGACCGCGATCCGGACGCCCTCGCGATCGCGGGGGAGCGGCTCGCCCGCTTCGGGGACCGCGTCCACCTCGTGCACACGGTGTACGACGGCATCGGGCGAGCGCTCGACGGCCTGGGCATCGGCGAGGTGCAGGGCGTCTTCTTCGATCTCGGCGTCTCGTCGCTCCAGCTCGACCGCGTCGAGCGCGGCTTCTCGTACTCGCAGGACGCGCCCCTCGACATGCGCATGGACGGGACCGCGGGCCTCACCGCCGCCCAGGTGGTGGCGGAGTACGACGAGCTCGAGCTGCGGCGGATCTTCTACGACTACGGCGAGGAGAAGCTCGCCCCCCGCTACGCCAGCCGCATCGTCCAGGCGCGCGAGGTGGAGCCGATCATCACGTCGGCGAGGCTCGTGGAGATCATCCAGCAGGCCACGCCCGCCGCGGTGCAGCGGGCCGGGCATCCGGCCAAGCGCGTGTTCCAGGCGCTGCGCATCGAGGTCAACCAGGAGCTGAGCGTGCTGGCGCGCGCGATGCCTGCCGCGATCGACCGGCTCGCGGTCGGCGGTCGCGTGGTCGTCGAGTCGTACCAGTCGCTCGAGGACCGCATCGTGAAGCGCGAGCTGCGCGCCCGGTCCACGAGCACCGCGCCCGTGGGGCTCCCCGTCGAGCTCCCCGAGCACCGTCCCGAGCTGAAGCTCCTCGTCCGCGGCGCCGAGCTCGCGGACCAGCACGAGATCGCCCAGAACCCCCGCGCCGCTTCCGTCCGGTTGCGCGCCGCCGAACGAGCCAGGAGGCGACACGCATGACCGATGCAGCACGCGCGACCGCGCGTCCCCGGATCCGGCCGTCCGCCGAGCCGCCCACCCGCCACATCGAGGTCGTGCCCACCCGCGGCCAGCGTCGCGCCCGACCGCGCACCGTCTACGCCGTGATCGTCGTGGGCGGGCTCTTCGCCGTACTCCTCGCGCAGCTGCTGCTCTCCATCGGCCTGTCCGACGGGGCGTACGCGATCCAGTCGCTGCAGCAGCAGCAGAAGGAGCTGGACCGCACCCACCAGGCGCTGACCGAGGACGTCGACCGGCTGTCGTCCCCGCAGAACCTGGCGCGGAACGCCCAGGCGCTCGGCATGGTCGCGAGCGCGTCGCCCTCCTTCCTCTCGCTCGACGGCACGATCCAGGGCACGCCGCAGGCCAAGGACGGCGCCACCACGGCGCTCACCGCCGACAGCCTCATCGGCAACTCGCTCCTCTCCGGCGTCCCGCTCACCATCGAGAGCGACCCGACGAAGCGCGCGGCCGCGCTCCAGGCCGCCACCGCGCAGGACGGCGCCGCCGCGGTCGACCCGGGCTCGGCCATCCCGGGCTCCGCCGAGGCGACCGGCGGCGTGACCGCCGGGACCCCGAGCGCGCCTCCCGCGTCGGGCGCGGCCCCCGGGCTAGCGTCGGCCCCGGCGATCCCGACCCCGCAGACCCGCTGACGCCGGGCCCCGCCGAGGGGCCGCCGACATCGCACGACACCGCTCCGACGGAGCACCGCACCGCACCGCAGGCACCGAGAGGAACCCCCGAGTGAGCACGATCTCGAACCGACGGCGCATCGCCTTCTCCCTGATCGCGATACTCGCCGTACTCGGGGTCTTCGTCGTCAAGCTCATCGACATCCAGGTCGTGCAGGCCTCCGAGCTCAATCAGGAGGCGCTCGGCAAGCGGGCCATCTCGCAGACCCTGCCCGGCGTCCGCGGCAGCATCTACGACGCCGACGGCAAGGTGCTCGCGGGCAGCGTGCTCCGCTACGACGTGACGATGGACCCGTCCAAGGCCGGCGACTTCACCCGGACGGTGACGGGCGACGACGGCAAGCCGGTCAAGCAGGACGTGTCGCTCGCGGACGCCGAGGCGCAGCTGGGCGCGATCACCGGGCAGAAGCCCGAGGAGATCGACGGGCTCATCACGGGCGCGCTCGCCAAGGACCCGAAGTCGCTCTTCGGCTACGTGACCAAGGGCGTCGACGTCGACGCGTACCTCGCCATCCGGGACCTCAAGATCCCGTGGATCTACTTCCAGGCGGTCTCGAGCCGCACGTACCCCAACGGCCAGATCGCGGGCAGCATCCTCGGCTACATCGCGGGTGACGGCACGATCAAGGCCGGGCTCGAGCAGGAGTACGACTCCTGCCTCGCCGCGCAGGACGGCGCGCAGACCTACGAGCGCGGCGCGGACGGCGTGCCGATCGCCGGCAGCACCGTCACGCAGAAGCCGGCTGAGGACGGCAGCGACGTGATGACCAACATCGACACCGACCTCGAGTACTTCGCGCAGACCGCCGTCGCCGAGCAGGCCGTGAAGGTCGGCGCCGACTACGGGCACGCGACCATCGTCGAGGTGAAGACGGGCAAGGTCCTCGCGGTCGCCGAGTACCCGTCCGTCGACCCCAACGACGTGTCGGCGTCGAAGCCCGAGGACCGCAACAGCCGGGCGTTCAGCCTGCCGTTCGAGCCCGGATCCACGCTCAAAGCCGTGACCGCCGCCGCGCTCCTCGACTCGGGCAAGGCCGACGCCGGGACGCACGTGGTGGCGCCGTACACGTTCACGCGGCCGAACGTGAAGCTCAGCGACAGCTACGTGCACCCCGACCTCCACTTCACGCTCGCGGGCGTGCTCATGGACTCCTCGAACACGGGCATCTCGGCGCTCGGCGAGCGCCTGTCCGCCTCGGAGCGCTACGACTACCTCAAGGCCTTCGGCGTCGGCGAGAAGACGGCCATCGACTTCCCCGGCGAGAGCAGCGGCCTCGTCCGCCCCTGGCAGGAGTGGGACCCGCAGACCAACTACGCGACCATGTTCGGGCAGGGCCTCACGACCACGGCCCTCCAGGTCGCGAGCATCTACCAGACCATCGGCAACCACGGCGTGAAGCTCCCGCTGTCGCTCGTCTCGGGCTGCAAGGCCGCCGACGGCACCGTCACGGACCAGCCGGACACGACCGGCACGCAGGTCATCTCGCCCCAGGCCGCCGACTCCACCGTCAACATGCTCGAGACCGTCGTCACCGACGGGCACCTCTCCAAGGACCTCACGATCCCCGGCTACCGGGTGGCGGCGAAGTCCGGTACGGCGCAGGTCGCGGAGGCCGACGGCAAGTACGGCAAGAACTACCTGGTGTCGATCGCGGGCCTCGCGCCGGCCGAGGACCCCCAGTACGTCGTGTCGATCAGCCTGGCCAATCCGGATACCATAAAGTCCTCGGCGGCCGCGGCGCCGGTCTTCCAGAAGATCATGTCCCAGGTACTGAAGACCTACCGGGTCCCGCCCTCCAGCGTGCCGTCCCCGAACCTCCCGACGACCTACTGAGAGATGAGGGCGATGACCTCCCCTGCCACCCCCGCCCTCCGCCCCGAGCATCCCGTCGCACGGTCGCTGTCCGGCCTGGTGAGCGACTTCGCGCTCGACGTCGTCGGCGACGTGGACGACGTGGAGGTCACCGGCGTCACCCTGTCTTCCGGCGACGTGCAGCCCGGCGACCTCTACGTCGGGCTCCGCGGGGCACGCGCGCACGGCGCCCGCTTCGCGTCCGACGCCGCCGCCAGCGGCGCGGTCGCGGTGCTGACCGACCCCGACGGGCTCGCCGACGCGCAGGACTCGGGCCTGCCGGTGATCCTCACCCCCGACCCGCGCGCGGCCCTCGGCGACATCGCCGCGTGGGTCCACCGCTCGGCGGAGGACCCGGCGACGCTCTACGGCGTCACGGGGACGAACGGCAAGACGAGCGTGGTGTACCTGCTCGACGGGCTGCTCCGCCAGCTCGGCGTCGTGACCGGGCTGACCTCCACGGCCGAGCGGCGCATCGGCGAGGAGAGCATCACCAGCCGCCTCACCACGCCCGAGGCGAGCGAGCTGCACGCGCTCCTCGCCCGCATGCGCGAGGCGGAGGTCCGCGCCGTCACGATCGAGGTCTCGGCGCAGGCCCTCACCCGGCACCGCGTCGACGGCCTGGTCTTCGACGTGGCCGCCTTCATCAACCTGAGCCACGACCACCTCGACGACTACGCGGACTTCGAGGAGTACTTCGAGGCCAAGGCCGCCTTCTTCGACCCCGACCGCGCGCGCCGCGGCGTCGTGTCGCTCGACACCGAGTGGGGCCAGCGCATCGTCGAGGGCTCGCGGATCCCCATGACGACCATCTCCTCGAAGCCCGGCGTCGAGGCCGACTGGACCGTGACCGTCCTCGAGCAGACGCCCGACTCCACGGGCTTCCGCCTCGAGGGCCCCGACAACCGCGTGCTCGTCTCGCGCGTGCCCGTGCCCGGCTGGTTCATGGCCGCGAACGCCGGCCTCGCGATCGTCATGCTCGTCGAGTCGGGCTACGACCTCGACGCTGTCGCCCACGTGCTCGACCGGGACGGCGGGATCCAGGCCTACATCCCCGGTCGCGCCGAGCGCGTGTCCGGCGAGACCGGCCCCCTCTTCTTCGTCGACTACGGGCACACGCCCGACGCCTTCGAGCAGACGCTGCAGGCGCTGCGCCCGTTCACCCCCGGGAAGCTCGTGATGGTGTTCGGCGCCGACGGCGACCGGGACACCACGAAGCGCGCCGAGATGGGCGCGATCGCGGCCCGGCTCGCGGACGTCGTGGTCATCACCGACTACCACCCGCGCTACGAGGACCCGGCGTCGATCCGCGCGAGCCTCATCGCGGGCGCGCGGGCCGCGGTGCCCGAGCGCGAGATCCACGAGGTGCCCGACCCCGCCACGGCGATCCGCACGGCGGTGTCGCTGGTCGGCGAGGGGGACACCATCCTCGTCGCCGGACCCGGGCACGAGGACTACCACGAGGTGGCCGGGCGCAAGATCCCGTTCTCCGCCCGTGACGACGCGCGCGCGGCCCTCCGCGACGCAGGCTGGAGCTGACATGATCGCCCTCACCCTCGCCGAGATCGCCGAGGCGGTCGACGGCCGCCTCCTGCTGCGCGGCGACGCCACCGCGCAGACCGTCGTCGACGGCGCGGTCGACACCGACAGCCGCCTCATCGGCCCCGGCGGGATCTTCGTCGCCAAGCCCGGCGAGGAGACCGACGGCCACCTCTTCGCGCCGAAGGCCGTCGAGGCCGGCGCCGCGCTCCTGCTCGTCGAGCGCGAGCTCGACCTGCCCGTGCCCCAGGTGCTCGTACCCGACGTGGTCGACGCGCTCGGCCGGCTGGCGCACGAGGTCGTGGCACGGGTGCGCGCGCTGGGCGAGCTGCGGATGGTCGCGGTCACCGGATCCAACGGCAAGACCACCACCAAGAACCTGCTGCACGCGATCCTCTCCACGCAGGGCGAGACCGTGTCGCCCGTCGCGTCGTTCAACAACGAGGTCGGCGCGCCGCTCACCATGCTCAAGGTCACGCGCTCCACCCGGTTCCTCGTGGCGGAGATGGGCGCGAGCGGGCGGGGCGAGATCACGCGCCTCATCCGCATGGCGAAGCCCGACGTCGGCATCGTCCTCACCGTCGGCCTCGCCCACGCGGGCGGCTTCGGCGGCATCGAGCGGACGCTCGTGACGAAGACCGAGATGGTCAAGGACCTCCTGCCCGAGGACACGGCCGTGCTCAACGCCGACGACCCGCGCGTGGCGTCCATGAGCGACAAGACCGAGGCGCCCGTCCTGTGGTTCGGCCGGGACGCCCGGGCCGCCGTCCGCGCGACCGACATCCTCGCGTCCGCCGCCGGCACCACCTTCACGCTGCACCTGCCCGACGGGTCCGAGCGTCCGGTCTCCTTCCGCGTGCTCGGCGAGCACCACGTCACGAACGCGCTGGCCGCGGCCGCGGGCGCCTGGGCGCTCGGCGTCGACGGCGACTCCATCGTCTCCGCCCTGCAGACCGTGCAGCGCGCCGAGCGCTGGCGCATGGAGGTGCTCGGCGGCAACGGCGTCACGGTGATCAACGACGCCTACAACGCGAGCCCCGACTCCATGGCGGCCGCCCTCCGCACGCTCGCGCAGATCCGTGGGCCGGAGCAGCGCACGGTCGCGGTGCTCGGCGAGATGAGCGAGCTCGGCGAGTTCTCCGAGGAGGAGCACGACCGCGTGGGCCTGCTCGCGGTGCGCCTCAACATCGGGCAGCTCGTCGTGGTCGGCCGGCCCGCCCGCCGCCTGCACCTCGAGGCCATCGCGCAGGGATCCTGGGACGGCGAGTCGATCTTCGCCGAGGACGCGGCCGAGGCCCGCGAGATCCTCGACCGGATCCTCCGCGACGGCGACCTCGTGCTCGTGAAGTCCTCGAACTCCGCGGGACTCCGCTTCCTCGGCGACGAGCTGGGGGAGAAGTACTCGTGGTAGCCCTCCTCGGCGCGGGCGCCATCTCGCTCGTCTTCACGCTCTTCCTGACGCCGCTGTTCATCAAGCTGTTCCACCGGCTGCAGTGGGGCCAGTTCATCCGCGACGACGGTCCGCAGTCGCACCACACGAAGCGCGGCACGGCCACCATGGGCGGCATCGTCATCATCCTGGCGAGCGTCATCGGCTACTTCGTGGGGCACCTGCTCACCTGGGACGGGATCCGCTTCGACCCCGTGACGCCGTCGGGCCTCCTCGTGGTGTTCATGATGGTCGGCCTCGGCTTCGTCGGCTTCCTCGACGACTACCTGAAGACCCGCAAGCAGCAGTCCCTCGGCCTCGGCGGCTGGCAGAAGATCGCCGGCCAGGTCATCGTCGCCACCGTGTTCGCGGTGCTCGCCATCACGTTGCGC from Clavibacter michiganensis subsp. insidiosus harbors:
- a CDS encoding polyprenyl synthetase family protein, with product MPESDRLVSHVQTRLDDFLTAQAAGLREISPDLVPIQEFSSDLLRGGKRFRAQFCYWGWRSVIDLEPSPAGRPQGEERPGYRAVVGVAAGLEIFHAAALVHDDIIDRSDTRRGRPAAHRRFEALHAASGWGGSSSGFGEAGATLLGDLLLGWSDELLIDSLLALADGSAARATRAELATMRTQVTLGQYLDVLEEVAWPTVPEDDTLARAHNVIVYKSAKYSIEAPLVVGASLAGATPEQVAALRAVGLPLGIAFQLRDDVLGVFGDSAVTGKPSGDDLREGKRTVLIALARRRLPDGVRRTVDALLGDPDLDDEQIRAVQSILRESGALDEVEGMISRHVRESLAALREAPIGARARNQLELLVDTVTRRVT
- a CDS encoding DUF3040 domain-containing protein translates to MPLSEQEQRLLEEMERSLYHNDADFVATVSGRRTRPNYTMVVVGVLVIVLGIAALAAGVITKLAIIGILGFAIMIVGALLIFSPRDAGAGTPTASAPRAPGRGSGKRPSSSSSFMDRINERWEKRQGGQD
- the mraZ gene encoding division/cell wall cluster transcriptional repressor MraZ; this translates as MFLGTHSPRLDDKGRLILPAKFRDELEGGVVMTRGQDRCIYVFTTREFEELHDRMRQAPLASKQARDYMRVFLSGANAETPDKQHRITIPQALRTYAGLDRELAVIGAGSRVEIWDAGTWDEYLTANESAFADTAEEVIPGLF
- the rsmH gene encoding 16S rRNA (cytosine(1402)-N(4))-methyltransferase RsmH, which produces MALDDIHTPVLLERCLELLAPALQGDGAVLVDATLGMAGHSEAFLDALPGLRLVGLDRDPDALAIAGERLARFGDRVHLVHTVYDGIGRALDGLGIGEVQGVFFDLGVSSLQLDRVERGFSYSQDAPLDMRMDGTAGLTAAQVVAEYDELELRRIFYDYGEEKLAPRYASRIVQAREVEPIITSARLVEIIQQATPAAVQRAGHPAKRVFQALRIEVNQELSVLARAMPAAIDRLAVGGRVVVESYQSLEDRIVKRELRARSTSTAPVGLPVELPEHRPELKLLVRGAELADQHEIAQNPRAASVRLRAAERARRRHA
- a CDS encoding peptidoglycan D,D-transpeptidase FtsI family protein, giving the protein MSTISNRRRIAFSLIAILAVLGVFVVKLIDIQVVQASELNQEALGKRAISQTLPGVRGSIYDADGKVLAGSVLRYDVTMDPSKAGDFTRTVTGDDGKPVKQDVSLADAEAQLGAITGQKPEEIDGLITGALAKDPKSLFGYVTKGVDVDAYLAIRDLKIPWIYFQAVSSRTYPNGQIAGSILGYIAGDGTIKAGLEQEYDSCLAAQDGAQTYERGADGVPIAGSTVTQKPAEDGSDVMTNIDTDLEYFAQTAVAEQAVKVGADYGHATIVEVKTGKVLAVAEYPSVDPNDVSASKPEDRNSRAFSLPFEPGSTLKAVTAAALLDSGKADAGTHVVAPYTFTRPNVKLSDSYVHPDLHFTLAGVLMDSSNTGISALGERLSASERYDYLKAFGVGEKTAIDFPGESSGLVRPWQEWDPQTNYATMFGQGLTTTALQVASIYQTIGNHGVKLPLSLVSGCKAADGTVTDQPDTTGTQVISPQAADSTVNMLETVVTDGHLSKDLTIPGYRVAAKSGTAQVAEADGKYGKNYLVSIAGLAPAEDPQYVVSISLANPDTIKSSAAAAPVFQKIMSQVLKTYRVPPSSVPSPNLPTTY
- a CDS encoding Mur ligase family protein — protein: MTSPATPALRPEHPVARSLSGLVSDFALDVVGDVDDVEVTGVTLSSGDVQPGDLYVGLRGARAHGARFASDAAASGAVAVLTDPDGLADAQDSGLPVILTPDPRAALGDIAAWVHRSAEDPATLYGVTGTNGKTSVVYLLDGLLRQLGVVTGLTSTAERRIGEESITSRLTTPEASELHALLARMREAEVRAVTIEVSAQALTRHRVDGLVFDVAAFINLSHDHLDDYADFEEYFEAKAAFFDPDRARRGVVSLDTEWGQRIVEGSRIPMTTISSKPGVEADWTVTVLEQTPDSTGFRLEGPDNRVLVSRVPVPGWFMAANAGLAIVMLVESGYDLDAVAHVLDRDGGIQAYIPGRAERVSGETGPLFFVDYGHTPDAFEQTLQALRPFTPGKLVMVFGADGDRDTTKRAEMGAIAARLADVVVITDYHPRYEDPASIRASLIAGARAAVPEREIHEVPDPATAIRTAVSLVGEGDTILVAGPGHEDYHEVAGRKIPFSARDDARAALRDAGWS
- a CDS encoding UDP-N-acetylmuramoyl-tripeptide--D-alanyl-D-alanine ligase; its protein translation is MIALTLAEIAEAVDGRLLLRGDATAQTVVDGAVDTDSRLIGPGGIFVAKPGEETDGHLFAPKAVEAGAALLLVERELDLPVPQVLVPDVVDALGRLAHEVVARVRALGELRMVAVTGSNGKTTTKNLLHAILSTQGETVSPVASFNNEVGAPLTMLKVTRSTRFLVAEMGASGRGEITRLIRMAKPDVGIVLTVGLAHAGGFGGIERTLVTKTEMVKDLLPEDTAVLNADDPRVASMSDKTEAPVLWFGRDARAAVRATDILASAAGTTFTLHLPDGSERPVSFRVLGEHHVTNALAAAAGAWALGVDGDSIVSALQTVQRAERWRMEVLGGNGVTVINDAYNASPDSMAAALRTLAQIRGPEQRTVAVLGEMSELGEFSEEEHDRVGLLAVRLNIGQLVVVGRPARRLHLEAIAQGSWDGESIFAEDAAEAREILDRILRDGDLVLVKSSNSAGLRFLGDELGEKYSW